The genomic window TTTAGTGTCCGGTATTTGTTCAACCACGTACTCATCGTCTCCATTTTTGATGCGAAAATCGATACTGACATCTGTTACATCTTCTAGTACTGTCTTATCATCAAATTGAATAGTGAAATAAGTCCCCATTTTACGCTCATCAATAAAATGATGGGCTAATGTAAGGGTGACGTCTTCATCACGTGCCATACTCTCCTCTGCAGTACCGTATCCATTTGCTACTGCCTTTTCTACCCCTGGGTCATTGCTATAAAATAGATCTTTAATGGAGGCCTGCACATCTTCATTTGTCGCCATACCAATTACAAACAGACCAACAGCTGTAAGAGACACCTGTTTCCAAACACGAAAACGTCTTTTTTTCTTCCCACTTACTTGAATTTCACGATAGGCTTGGTTCAACGACTCACTAACAACTTTTGGTAATTTGTCCATGATTCTGCACTCCCTTCCCTATTTCATAATAATGCTTCTTTAATTCGGCTCTTCCTCTCGATAAATGAGATTTAATGGTTCCTTCTGATTGGTTTAATAGCTGGCTAATTTCTTTTGTCGTATAGCCAACAGCGTAATACAAGGTAAAGATGTTGCGCTGTTCTTCTCTAAGACTGTTCACTGCATCTTTAAATTCAATGTCCGAATACTGATTTTTAGCCGGCTTCATGAGATAGTCATTTAAATCAACTGCCGCTTGGGTCTGTTTTTTCTTCGTTAAACTAGCACATTTGTTTAGTAATATTCGAAAAAGCCATGTATGAAGATACTCGCTTTTTTTTAATTTATGTAGCTTCTCAAACGCAGTCATCATCGTATCTTGCAACACATCAGCTATATCTTCATCCTCTTTTACAATACGTTTTGCTGTTTTATACAGCACCTCTTCATATTGTTTAACGAGAGTGACAAACGCTTCTCCATCTCCTTTTTTTGCTCTTTTCACCAACTTCTCCATACAATCCCCCTTGCTTGCTTTTATCTTACACTTATTAGACCATGTAAGAGATCAAAAGGTTGCAAAAAAAATCCTTGCAGCTTCACACTGCAAGGATTGAACTCATTTATGCTTCTTTTTGGTGTACCGTCACTTGTTGGTATGGAACATCAATTCCTTTTTCAGCAAAGGAATCTAAAATGACACGGCGAATTTCTCGCTCTACGCCCCACTGCATGACCGGCTTACATAACGCAATTACACGAATAACAGCGCCAGATTCACTTATTTCCTGTATACCTAGCATATCCGGCTTCTCGATCATGTTTTCGTTTCTATCATAAACAACAAAGCTAGCGTCCATGATCAGTTGCTGTAACTTCTCAAGGTCATGTCCATACGAAACACGCATATCTACTACGGCATATGAATTTTCTTTTGAATAGTTTTTCAGATCCTCAATATGACCATTTGGGATAATGTTGACTTCACCTGTCCAGTCTTGAATCTTGGTGACTCTAAGCCCAAAATCAATGACTGTTCCTGTGTATTGACCGGTTGTAATGTAATCACCAACGGAAAATTGGTCTTCATATAAAATAAAGA from Shouchella hunanensis includes these protein-coding regions:
- a CDS encoding RNA polymerase sigma factor — protein: MEKLVKRAKKGDGEAFVTLVKQYEEVLYKTAKRIVKEDEDIADVLQDTMMTAFEKLHKLKKSEYLHTWLFRILLNKCASLTKKKQTQAAVDLNDYLMKPAKNQYSDIEFKDAVNSLREEQRNIFTLYYAVGYTTKEISQLLNQSEGTIKSHLSRGRAELKKHYYEIGKGVQNHGQITKSC
- a CDS encoding mechanosensitive ion channel family protein, whose protein sequence is MFDDLWNSTYALLSDTEFWLAVVSTLVKVIVILVLARILLGVLKRVITQILQKREGKYVNVSEQRSKTLTSLLHSVVANVVYFIAILLVLDELGFNLASVLVGAGVLGLAIGFGAQNVVRDVITGFFILYEDQFSVGDYITTGQYTGTVIDFGLRVTKIQDWTGEVNIIPNGHIEDLKNYSKENSYAVVDMRVSYGHDLEKLQQLIMDASFVVYDRNENMIEKPDMLGIQEISESGAVIRVIALCKPVMQWGVEREIRRVILDSFAEKGIDVPYQQVTVHQKEA